The Paenibacillus sp. MBLB1832 genome has a window encoding:
- a CDS encoding NUDIX domain-containing protein, producing MKVRSGVKGIVIKNNSLLTIKKHDDKFEADYTLPGGGQEHGENLVEALQREFLEEVGCLIKVKQFVFLREYIGKNHHGNNLIDPKTHVVDHVFICEIVDEHNIGNGIAPDEDYIGIEWIPVTCLNEFRFFPKGLIKNIIEIANDEIPHGFYTGDIN from the coding sequence TTGAAAGTTCGAAGTGGTGTAAAGGGAATCGTAATTAAAAATAATAGTTTGTTAACCATCAAGAAACATGACGATAAATTCGAAGCTGACTATACACTACCAGGTGGCGGTCAAGAACATGGTGAAAATTTAGTTGAAGCCCTTCAGAGAGAATTTCTAGAGGAAGTAGGATGCCTTATAAAAGTAAAGCAATTTGTGTTTCTTAGGGAGTACATTGGTAAGAATCATCATGGGAACAATTTGATAGACCCAAAAACTCATGTGGTGGACCACGTTTTTATTTGTGAAATAGTGGATGAGCATAATATCGGAAATGGGATTGCCCCAGATGAGGACTACATTGGGATTGAGTGGATTCCAGTAACATGTCTTAATGAATTTAGGTTTTTCCCAAAAGGATTGATTAAAAACATAATTGAAATTGCAAATGATGAAATACCACATGGATTCTATACGGGAGATATAAATTAA